The following proteins are co-located in the Tamandua tetradactyla isolate mTamTet1 chromosome 21, mTamTet1.pri, whole genome shotgun sequence genome:
- the ARRDC3 gene encoding arrestin domain-containing protein 3 isoform X3, producing MVVPKAAIYQTQAFYAKGKMKEVKQLVANLRGESLSSGKTETWNGKLLKIPPVSPSILDCSIIRVEYSLMVYVDIPGAMDLFLNLPLVIGTIPLHPFGSRTSSVSSQCSMNMNWLGLSLPERPEAPPSYAEVVTEEQRRNNLAPVSACDDFERALQGPLFAYIQEFRFLPPPLYSEVDPNPDQSAEDRPSCPSR from the exons ATGGTGGTGCCAAAGGCAGCCATTTACCAAACACAGGCCTTCTATGCCAAAGGGAAAATGAAGGAAGTAAAACAGCTTGTGGCTAACTTGCGTGGAGAGTCTTTATCATCTGGAAAGACAGAGACCTGGAATGGCAAGTTGCTGAAAATCCCACCAGTTTCTCCCTCTATCCTTGACTGTAGTATAATCCGCGTGGAGTATTCACTAATG GTATATGTGGATATTCCTGGAGCTAtggatttatttcttaatttaccACTTGTCATTGGTACCATTCCTCTACATCCATTTGGTAGCAGAACCTCAAGTGTAAGCAGTCAGTGTAGCATGAATATGAACTGGCTTGGTTTATCCCTCCCAGAAAGACCTGAAG CACCACCCAGCTATGCAGAAGTGGTAACAGAGGAACAGAGGCGGAACAATCTCGCACCAGTGAGTGCTTGTGATGATTTTGAGCGAGCACTTCAAGGACCACTATTTGCATATATCCAGGAGTTTCGATTTTTGCCTCCACCTCTATACTCAGAG